A segment of the Acidobacteriota bacterium genome:
TCGGCGAGGCTCAGGACGCCGTCGCCGGTCGTCGCGGCGCGCGCGAGCCTCTGGGGGGCGGGCGACTCGCGGAAGAGCGCAAGCTGCCGCGCGACTTCCGCCTCGGTCAGCCCGTGAGACGCGATCGCCGCGCGGTCGGCGGCCGAGAGCGCTTCCATCGCGCTCAGGATAACCTTGACGCATGGACGTACCAGCGCAGTTCGCGGCCCACCCCTGGCACGGCGTGGACCCCGGCCCGGAGTTCCCGGCCGTCTTCACGGCGTTCATCGAAATCGTCCCGACGGACACCGTCAAGTACGAGCTCGACAAGGCGACCGGCATCCTGAAGGTGGACAGGCCCCAGCTCTTCTCGAACGTGTGCCCGACGCTCTACGGGCTCGTCCCGCGTACGTTCTGCGGGACGCGCGTCGCGAAGGTCTGCGAGGAGAAGACCGGCCGCACGGGGCTCAAGGGCGACGGCGATCCGATGGACGTCTGCGTCCTCACGGAGAAGCCCATCACGCACGCGCAGATCCTCGTGCCCGCCGTCCCGATCGGCGGCTTCAGGATGCTCGACAACGACGAGGTGGACGACAAGATCCTCGCCGTTCTCAAGGGCGACGCCGTCTACGGCGCGCTCGCGGACGTCACCGAGATGCCGAAGTCGCTCGTGGACCGGCTCCGCCACTACTTCCTCACGTACAAGCAGAAACCCGGCGAGCCGGCCCAGTCCGTCGAGATCACGCACGTCTACGGGCGCGACGAGGCCCTCGCCGTCCTTGCGGCGAGCCGCGACGACTACCGGGCGCGCTTCGGCTGAGCGAGGCGATCCTTCAGCCCTGCGCCGCCTTCCAGGAGGCGTAGTACGTGGCCGCCTCGTCCTCGAAGCCGCCGTGCGTCGGCTGCCAGCCGAGGCGCGCGACGGCCTTGCGCGAGTCGACGTGCTGGTCGAACGCGAGCGCGGTCGCGAAGTCGCCCATCGTCTTCTGCGCCTCCGCGAGCGGGATCCAGCGGATCTCGCCTCCGAACCCGGCGGCGCGCGCCGCGGCGAGGACGAGCCGGCGGACCGGCGCGCGCGAGCGGTCCGTCACGTTGAAGACCTCGCCCGCGAGCCCGCTCTCGATCGCGCGGACGTACGCGTCCGCGACGTCGTCCGCGTGGACGGTCGCCCAGCGGTTCGAGCCGTCGCCCACGACCTCGAGGTTGCCGGCCGCCGCGCCCGCGAACCACGAGGCCGTCATGCTGCCGCCGTAGCCGTAGACGCAGCCGGGCCGGAACACGAGCCCCTTCACGCCGTGCGTCGTGAGAACGGCCTTCTCGGTTTCGAGGCGCGGAAGAGTCATCGGGAGCGGCGCGAGCGGCGACGTCTCGTCGACGAGCGTGTCGCCCGTAGGCCCGTAGACCCAGACGCCGCTCGTGTAGACCACCGTCTTGACGCCCGCCCCCCGCCCGGCGAGGGACAGGAGCGAATGCACGGCCGCCCGGTCGAGGGCCATCGTGTCCGTCGTGTAGTCGGCGGCGACGTGGATCAGCGTCGAGCAGTCCTCGGCGCCCCTCCAGCTGCCGGGGTCCTGGAGGGCGCCCTGGACGGCGTGGATCTCGTGGCGCTCGAGGCGGGCCGCGCCCGCGTCGGTGCGCGTGAGGCCGAGGACGTGGTGGCCGCGGCGGCGGAGCGCCGTCGCGACGCGGAATCCGATGTGGCCGGTGGCGCCGGTGACGAAGATCTTCATGCCGGGGATTATCCTTCTCCCCTCATGGACGAGCGGGACGATTCGACCGGGGGGCTCGCGGGGATCGCCCGGTCGCTCGGGATCCCGAACGCGCGGCGGCACATCTTCCTGTGCTCGGACCCCGCGAAGCCGAAGTGCTGCGACCGGGACCGCGGCGTCGCCGCGTGGGACTACCTCAAGGCGCGCCTCAGGGAGCTCGGCCTCGCGGACTCGGGCGAAGTTCTCCGGACGCGGGCGAACTGCCTGCGCGTCTGCGCGGGCGGCCCGATCGCCGTCGTCTATCCCGAGGGGACGTGGTACCGGGACTGCGACCCGCCGGTCCTCGAGCGGATCATCACGGAGCACCTCGTGGGCGGCAGGCCCGTGGCCGAATACGTGATCGTGGAGCACGCGCTGCCCGGCGGCGAGGGAACTTGAGCTCCACCCCCTTCGACCCGGGCCCCGGCTTCGTCGACGACCTCTACGCGCGTCTCCTGATCGACGACGCATGGGCGCTCCGGGACGAGCGTTCGTTCTCCTGGTGGCCGCACCGGGTCGTGCAGCGCGTCCACGCCGAGGAGCCGGTCGGCGAGGGCGAGGGTGCGGCGAGCCGCGTGCACGTCGAGACGGATGTCCTCTTCGCGGACGCCGTCACGGTCCGGCAGGCGGCCGTCCTCGCGGACCTGCTGCGCTATCCGCCGCTTGCGTCCTTCGTGGTCGACCGCGAGGACGGCGTGGTCCGGCTCTGGTCTGCGGCCCTCGTCACGAAGGAGACGGCGCCCGTCGCGCTCGGCTTCCTCTCGGCGTCGGCGGCCCTTCAGGCGATCTATGCCGAGGGCGGGCGCGAGGGGCTGGAGGACGAGCTCGGCCTGCCCGCCGCCGCGAGCGAGCATCCGAAGTCCGGCTCGCGTCCGCACCCGGACGGAATGCTCGACCTGCTCTCGGCGCGGATCGCCCCCGAGGGCAAGCACCTCTCCCGGTTCACGGACCCCGCCGACTGGCATGCCGCCGCGGACGCGCTCGGTCCGTTCGGCGCGCGCGCGGAAGCCTCGCCGCGGGGGCTGGACGCCCGGCTGCCGTTCCTCGACCCGCTCGAGGGCACGCATCCGCTCGGCCCACGACTCTCGGCGCTCCTGCAGGCGCGGCACTCCGAGCGCCACCCGGAGATGGGGACGGGCGTCTTCATCCGCCTCTTCCTGCCCGCCGACGCCGCTCCTGCGACGCCCGACGTCGCCCTGAACCTCAACCTGAAGGAGCGCGAGATGCCGTTCGCGATCGACGCGACGGGCGCCTGGACGATCGAGTCGCCCGAGGCGAGCTTCGAGTTCGGGACTCTCGCCGGTGCCCCGCGGCTCTGTTACGTGAGGTTCGTCCCGAACGCGCTCCACCTGCCGGGGCTCCTGCCGGCCCTCGCGGCCGACATGGCGCGCCGCGCGGACGCGGCGCGCGAGCACCTGCACGAGGTCATTTCGCCGGAGTGAACTTCAGGGCCGTCCCGTTCATGCAGTAACGGAGGCCGGTCGGCTTCGGCCCGTCGGGGAAGACGTGGCCGAGGTGCGCGTCGCAGCGGCGGCAGAGGACCTCCGTGCGGACCGTGAAGAAGGTGTTGTCGCTCTCTTCGCGGACGGCGCCCTTCGCGATGGGCTGCCAGAAGCTCGGCCAGCCCGTCCCGGACTCGAACTTCGTTTCCGAGTCGAAGAGCGGGAGATCGCAGCACACGCACGAGTAGGTGCCCCTGGCGTGGTTGTCCCAGTTCGGGCCCGTGAACGCGCGCTCGGTGCCCTTCTTACGCGTGACGTTGTACTGCGCGGGCGTCAGGATCTTCTTCCACTCCTCGTCGGTCTTGATCACGCGGTCGTGTGAGGCGGCGGGCGACGCGGACGCGGTCATCGGAGCTCCTTTGGATGAGGGCTCGGGGCCGGCCACGAGGAGGGCGCCGGCGGCGAGGATGGGGAGGGTCGCGGCGAGGACGAGGCGGCGGCGGTGCATGTCCACAACTACGTTAGTCGGTTCGGACCCGGATTATTCCCTCTGGAGCGCTGCCGCGGCGTCCCTCAGGTCGTCGAGCGCCATGCGGACCCGGTCGGCGTGCGTCCTGAAGCTCAGGATGCACATCCGGAGCGCGAATGCGTCCCCGAGGAGAGTCCCGGTCAGGAGGACGCGTTGGCGGGCGTTCACGCGCGCCATGAGGTCGCGGCTCAGGCGGTTCGAATCCGCGAGGGACGCGCCCGGCGGCGCAAGGCGGAAGGCGAAGAGGGAGAGCTGCGGCTCGGCGACGATGGCCACGCCGGGGATCTCCCGCACGGCGTCGACGGCCACCCGCGCCAGGTCCAGCTTCTCGTCCAGCGAGGCGCGAAACGCCGCGAGGCCGCAAAGCTTGATTGCGAGCCACACGGGGAGGCCGCGGAAGTTGCGCGAGAGTTCGGTCGAGATCTCGCAGAAGTCGACGCTGTCGGGGTCTTCCTGCATGCCGGGCATGTAGTGGGCCTGGACGCTGTGCGAGCGGCGGAGCGCGCCCGGGTCCTTCACGAGGAGGCACCCCGAGCCGTAGGGCATGAAGAGGCCCTTGTGGGGGTCGAGGACGATCGAGTCGGCGCGCGAGAGGCCCGTGAGCGCCCCGCGGCCGCGCTCCGTCAGCGCGAAGAACCCGCCGTACGCGGCGTCGGCGTGCAGCCACAGGGACTCCTTCGCCGCGAAGTCCGCGAGGGCGTCGAGGTCGTCCACCGCGCCCGTGTTCGTCGTACCCGCGCTCGCGACGAGGAGGAACGGCGTGAAGCCCGCAGCGCGGTCCTCGGCCACCCGGCCGGCGAGCGCGTCGAGGCGCATCCGGAACGCGCCGTCGGACGGAATCTCGCGCAGGTTCGCCGTCGGGAAGCCCGCGAGGAGCGCGGCCTTCCGAACGCAGTGGTGGCCCTGGTCGGAGACGTAGAGCGTGCCCTTCAGAAAGTTCTCGGGCAGCTTCTCGTGGCGGGCCGCGACGACGGCGGAGAAGTTCGCGAGCGATCCGCCGGACGTCAGGAACCCGCCGGCGCTCCCCGGGTAACCCACGGCGCGCGCGAACCAGCGGATCACGTTCGTCTCGAGCTGGACGAGCGCGGGGGCGGGCGCGAAGACGCCCGTGTAACGGTTCACGGAAGCGGAGATGAGGTCCGCGGCCGCGGCGTAGGGCTGCCCGCCGCCGGGGATGTACGCCAGAAAGCCGGGCCCCGCGTTGTTGAAGCTCGCGGGAATCGCCTTCTCGAACAGAAGATCCAGCAGCGGGCCGGCTGCGGTTCCCTGCTCGGGAGCCTCTCGTTCGATCAGCGATCGGGAAAGCGCGCCGGCCCCGGCGGTGCCGTCTGCCGGCTGTGCCGGGAGCGAGTTGACGTGGGCGACGACGCGCCGGACGGCGTCGTCGAGAAGCGCCCGCAGCTGCTCTTCCGACGGCTCGAGAGGGAGTCCCACGAGGTCAGGCGCCGAGGCGCGCTCCGATGTGCGCGGCGAGGTCCGCCGCCACCGCGTCGACGAGCACGGCGTCGCTGCCCTCGACCATCACGCGCGCGAGCGCCTCGGTGCCCGAGTAGCGCAGGAGGATGCGGCCGACGCCCGACATCCTCGCCTCGGCCGCGCGCCACAGCGGCGCGAAGCCCGGGATCTCGTCGAACGGCACGCGCTCCTTGACCTTCACGTTTCGGAGGACCTGCGGCGTGTGGGCGAAGCGGGGCTGTGCGGAGAGCTTCATGCCCGAGGCCGCGACGAGCGCCGCGAGATGCAGGCCCGTGAGCGTGCCGTCGCCCGTCGTCGTGAGGTCGGCGCGGATGAGGTGCCCGGACTGCTCGCCGCCGAGAAGCGCGCCGGATCTCTCCATCTCCTCGACGACGTAGCGGTCGCCGACGGTCGCGCGAAGCAGCACGACGCCGCGTTCCTTCAGCGCCTTCTCGAGCCCCCAGTTCGACATCACGGTGCCGACGACGGAGTCGGGCCGCTTGCCCTCGCGCTCCATCTCGAGCGTCCAGAGGAAGAGCACGTCGTCTCCGTCGAGGAGCGTCCCCGCATCGTCCGCGACGATGATCCGGTCGGCGTCTCCGTCGAGCGCGATTCCGAGGTCGGCGCCGGCGACGCGCACGGCGTCGCGCATCTCACCGGGGTGGAGCGCCCCGCAGGCCTCGTTGATGTTCTTCCCGTCCGGATAGACGTTCCGGGCGATGACGGTCGCGCCAGCGGCTGCGAAGGCGGCGGGCGCCGCCTCGAACGCGGCGCCGTTCGCAGCGTCGATCACGACCTTCAGGCCGTCGAGACGGTGGGGAAGCGTCGAGACGAGATGGTCCACGTACGCCCGGCCGAGGTCCGGCTCGACGGCGGCGGGCGCGGGCGGCGCGGGCGCCGCCGACTCGAGGAGAAGCTCGATCTCGAGCTCGACCTCGTCGGGAAGCTTGCGGCCGAGTCCCGAGAAGATCTTCACGCCGTTGTCCGTCCACGGGTTGTGCGAGGCCGAGACGACGACGCCGGCGTCGGCGCCGAGCTCCTTTGCGAGGAACGCGACGGCAGGCGTCGGGACGACGCCCGCGAACCGCACGAGGCCTCCGGCCCTCGTGAGGCCGCCAGTCAGGGCCCGGACGATGGCGCCCGAGGACTCGCGCGTGTCGCAGCCCACGACGACGGTGGGGTTCGCGTGGCCGAGCGACGCCGCGAGGGCGGCGCCGACGCGCGAGACCGTCGCGGCGTCCAGCGGCGGCTCGCCCGCCTTCCCGCGGATGCCGTCGGTGCCGAAGAATTTGCGCATTCGAATCCGATGTTACGTGAGCGGCGGGCGTCCCGCGCGTCCCAGCGTCGCGAGGAAACGCAGCGTCTCGCCGGCGTCGTGGACGCGCACGAGAATCGGCCGCTTCCGCGCCGCTTCCGCGCAGACGGCCACGGCCGCGAGCGACTCTGGAAGGCGGTCCGAAACGGGCGCCCCTGCGACGGTCCCGAGAAACGCCTTGCGCGACGCGCCGACGACGAGCGCCACGCCCGGCGGCGCGAGCCGGTCGAGCGCGCCGAGGAGCGCGAAGTTCTGCTCCGGCGTCTTGCCGAAACCGAGGCCGGGGTCGAGGAAGAGATTCTCTGCTGGGATTCGGAAGGAGAGCGCGCGCTCACGGGTGGCGCGAAGATCTTCCGCCACTTCATGGGTCACGTTCTGGAAAGAAGATTCTTCGAAGGTGGAAGAGGGGGTTCCACGGCAGTGGTTGACGACCAGGGCCGCGCCGCGGGCGGCGACGAGCGAGAGCATTTCGTCGGGGATGTCGAGGCCTGTGACGATGTTCACCATGTCGGCGCCCGCGTCGAGCGCCGCCCGCGCCACTTCCACGCGCCGCGTGTCCACAGAGAGAGGGAAAGACGGGAGATTTCTTCGAAGGTAAGAGAGAACGGGGAGCACCCTGCCCAATTCACCTTCTAAGAAAACCTCCGTAGCCCCCGCTCCGTAGGTTGCCCCTCTGGGCCGCGTGCTCTCTCCTCCGATGTCGAGAATCGCGGCACCCAGCTGGGCGAACCGCATGCCTTCTTCGCCGGCCGCCTCCGCGCTCGCGAAGCGTCCGCCGTCGCTGAAGGAGTCGGGAGTGACGTTCAGGATCGCCATGACGCCCGGAAGGGCCCCGAGCGCGAGCTCGCGGCCCTCCGGAAGCGTCAGATGGAACGTCACCTCAGGCAGGGACCGGAATCAGTCCCCCGGCCGGTGCGGCGCCCTCGTCCGTCTGCGCGACGGTGGCGGGCGCGGTGGGCTTCGGCGGCTCGGGTTTCACGGGCGGCCTTTTCGCGACCTCGTGTCCCGTGACGCGCTTGATGATCGCGTAGATCTCCTCGCCGTCCAGGGACTCCTTCTCGAGGAGCACTTTCGCGATCTCCTCGAGCGCGGCGCGGTGCTCGACGATGATCTTCTTCCCGCGCGCGTACGAGGTCGTCACGATGCGGTTGACCTCGTCGTCGATCTTCCGCGCGGTGTCCTCGGAGTAGTCGGGCTGGCGCGAGAAGTCGCGGCCGAGGAAGACCTCGCCCTCGGGCCGGCCGAAGGACATCGGGCCCAGCTCGCTCATGCCCCACTCGCACACCATGCGGCGCGCCATCTCGGTGGCCTTCTCGAAGTCGTTCGAGGCGCCGGTCGTGATCCGGCCGATGCAGACTTCCTCGGCGAGGCGGCCGCCCATCATGACGGCGAGCTCGGCCTCGATGTACTCCTTCGAGTACGTGTACTTGTCCTCGAGCGGCAGCTGCTGCGTGAGGCCCAGCGCGCGGCCGCGCGGGATGATCGTGACCTTGTGGAGCGGGTCCGTGTGCTCCTCGAACGAGGCGATGAGCGCGTGGCCGCCCTCGTGGAAGGCCGTGACGCGCTTCTCGTCGTCCGACATGACCATGGACTTCCGCTCGGCGCCCATGAGGACCTTGTCCTTCGCGTAGTTGAAGTCGACCATGTCGACCTTTTTCTTGTCGACGCGTGCGGCCGCTAGCGCGGCCTCGTTCACGAGGTTCGCGAGGTCGGCTCCGGCGAAGCCGGGCGTGCCGCGCGCCACGACCGAGAGGTCGACGTCGTCGGACATCGGGATCGTGCGCGTGTGGACCTTGAGGATGCCCTCGCGGCCCTTGACGTCCGGACGGTCCACGACGACGCGGCGGTCGAAGCGGCCGGGGCGGAGAAGCGCCGGGTCGAGGACGTCGGGGCGGTTCGTGGCCGCGACGAGGATGACCCCGTCGTTGCCCTCGAATCCGTCCATCTCGACGAGGAGCGCGTTCAGCGTCTGCTCGCGCTCGTCGTGCCCGCCGCCGAGGCCCGCGCCGCGGTGCCGGCCGACGGCGTCGATCTCGTCGATGAAGATGATGCACGGAGCGTTCTTCTTGCCCTGCTCGAAGAGGTCGCGGACGCGCGACGCGCCCACGCCCACGAACATCTCGACGAAGTCGGAGCCGGAGATCGAGAAGAACGGCACGTTCGCCTCGCCCGCGACCGCGCGCGCGAGGAGCGTTTTGCCGGTGCCCGGGGGGCCCATCATGATGACGCCCTTCGGGATCTTGCCGCCGAGCTTCTGGAACTTCGCGGGCTCCTTCAGGAAGTCGATGATCTCGGAGAGCTCTTCCTTGGCCTCTTCGCAGCCCGCGACGTCCTTGAACGTGACCTTCTTCTGGTTCGGCGTCAGCATCTTCGCGCGCGACTTTCCGAACTGCATCGCGCGGTTTCCGCCCGTCTGCATCTGCCGCATGATGAAGATCCACAGGCCGATCAGGAACAGGATGGGGGCCCACTGCAGGAGGATCACGAGGAACGAGCCTTCGCGCGGCTCCTCCGCCGTGATCTTCACGTTCGCCTTCATGAGGTCGGCCGTGAGGTCGTTGTAGGCCGGGGCGTAGGCGCGCACGCCGGGCTCGCGGCCCTCCACGGCGCCCTTCTTGAACCCGCGGATCTCCTGTCCGCGGATCGTGACCTTTTCGACGTCGCCCTTCTTCACCATCTCCATGAATTCGGTGAAGGAGACGGTGGCCGTGTTCGTGCGGCCGACGTCGACGACGCGGAACAGGAGGAGGATCACCACGAGGATGACCATCCACAGCAGGATGTTCTTGACGGTTGTGTTCACCTTGAAATGCCCTCGGCTTCCTTACTGAACGTCAGACGGGCTCACGCGGTTCAGGGGCGCGTGCGCCGGGCGATCTCGCCGCTCGTCTCGAACGGCGATTCCCCCTCGGTCCGGACCTGGGCGATGAAGGGGAGGTTGCCCCCTTCCCGCTGGTACTCCATGCCGTATCCGACGAGGACCCCTTCCTCGGACGGGAACAGCACGTAGTCGGCGAGAAGCGAGCTTTTGCGTTCCTGCGGACGATCCACCACGCAGGCGAAACGCAGGGAACGGGGGTTTTCTTCCCGGAGCTGGCTGAGCAGCCAGGTTTCGACGACTCCGCTGCGGATGACGTCCTTGAGGACGATCAGGTGCGAGTCCCTGACGTCGAAGGGCGCGAGGAAGTGGTAGTTGACGACCTTCTCGGCCTCCCCGTCGCGCAGCACGTCGATGTACTCGCAGCGGACGGGACGCGGCACCGCCCGGGCGAGGTCGGCCACGAAGAACCCGGCGCCCTTCAGGATGGCGATGAGGACGATGGGGCCGTTCGGGTAATCGTGGGCGATCCGCCGCCCGACGTCCGCCACACGCCGCGCGATGTCGGCCGGACCGTACCGTTCGTCGAAGGCGATGGCCACCGAGGGAAGTCTATCAAGGGCTCTTCTTCGAGGGTGAAAGGCGGACGAAGCGCGGGCTCGCGGTGAGGCGATGGCCCGCAAACGTCTCGTGGAAAACGGGATCGCGGCGCAGGCGAAGCAGCACCTTCTCGATCTGCTTGCGGCCGGGGGGGCGGCCGGCGCCGATCGCGCCGGCCGCCCGGAGGAGAAGACGTGCCGCCTCGCCGTCGGTGAGCCGCGTGAAGAAGCTCCTCGGCCAATTACCTTTCAAAGAAATCTTTTCTTCTCCGAGCATCCTGTCGACCCTCCGGTCGAGCGCGTCGAGGCGCTCCGAGTACGCCTCGCCCGCCCGCGCCAGCCGCTGCGTCGCGCCCGGCATGCGCCGCTCGAGGCCCGGCAGCACGGTGCGGCGGACGCGGTTGCGCGCGAAACCTTCGTTCGCGTTCGTCTCGTCCTCGCGCCACGGGACGCCCCGGCCTTCGAGATACGCGCGCAGCTCGGAGCGCGAGAAGGGGAGAAGGGGCCGCACGACGCCGTCGGGTCGGCTGGCGCGGATTCCGCCGCGCCCGCGGCCGAGCCTGCGTTCGAGGTGGAGGAGGACGGTCTCGGCCTGGTCGTCGCGCGTGTGCCCGGTGAGGACGGCGGCCTCCATCTCGCCCGCCACGGACAGCAGCGCGCGGTACCGCAGCCGTCGCGCGGCGGACTCGACGCTTTCGCCCTTCTTCTTCTGCGCCGGGACGTCCACGGACAGGAAGCCGTACGGCACGCCGAGGCGCGCGGCCAGCTCCGCGCAGAACCGCGCGTCGGCGAGCCCGGCCTCGCCGCGGAGGCCGTGGGCGACGTGCAACGCCACGACGGGGATCCCTAGCGGGAGGGCCCAGCCGTGGACGAGGAGGAGAAGCGCCGTCGAGTCGCCGCCGCCCGAGCAGGCGACGGCGAGCACGTCCGCCCTTTCGAGGAGGCCGGTTTCCGCAAGGTGCCGGGCGAAGCGGTCGGGGAGGGTCTCGGCCATGCTGCGCTATCATCCGCCCCTCGCCCGGGCCCCGGGAACGATCAGGGGCGGCGTAGCTCAGATGGCCAGAGCAGGGGTCTCATAAGCCCTTTGTCGGCGGTTCGATTCCGCCCGCCGCCACCACTTCCGGGGGGGGGGGGGGCGGCGGCGGGCCGGGCCCGGGGGGCCGGGGGGAGGGCGGGGGGGGAGCGTTCGGGGGCGTGTGGTTGGGCACCGCCGCCGCCGTATGATTCCACCGTGCGGCGGAAAGAAACCGAGGAAGACGCCAAGTCCCCGTACCTCTTCTGCGAGAAGTGCGAGCAGATGTACGAGCGCGCGCTGATCGCGGAGTGCCCGTATTGCGAGAAGCGGTTCTGCCGCTCGTGCGCGGTTCGCTCCGGCCAGCAGCAGTTCTGCGGCAAGGCCTGCGCGAAGAACTGGTTCTTCGCGGACGAGGAGGAAGAGTCCGAGGACGCCGTGGAACGCGGGGAGCTCGACAAGGGAGACGTCTAGATCCGCGCCTTCGTCGCCGTGCCTGTCGGGGACGCGGCCCTCCGGGAGGCCCTCTCGAGGCCGCGCGCCTCTCTTTCGGGGTCGCGCGACCTGCGCTGGGTGCAGGGCGAGCAGCTCCACCTGACGCTGAGGTTCTTCGCCGATCTCCCGCCCGCCCTCGCGGACCCGGTTGCCGAGGCCGCGAGGGCGGCGTGCGCGGCGGCCGCCCCGTTCGACCTCGAGGTGCGCGGCCTCGGGCGTTTCCCGCCGCACGGCCCGCTGCGCGTCGTCTGGGCCGGGCTTGGCGACGGGCGCGATCCGCTCGTCGCGCTCGCGTTGGCGCTGGCGCGCGAGCTCGAGACGCGGGGGTTTCCGGCGGAGGAACGCCCGTTCGCGCCGCACCTGACGCTCGCTCGTGCGCGGGACCCGCGCGGCTCGAAGGAGAACGCCAGGGCCGTGGCCGCGCTCGCGCCGTCCGTGGGCGCGCTCGGGACGCAGAGGGTGGACGCCCTCGTCCTCTACCGGAGCGACCTCGGCGCGGGACCGCCCGTCCACACGCCGCTTGGACGGTTCCCGCTCACCGGGTCGTTGCGCCCCGGCCCGTGACGCGGTAGACCCTCGGCCATGGACGCCCGCACATCCCTTCTGACCGCTCTCGCTCGCGCCTACGACGGCCGTTCCTGGCACGGCCCGAACCTCCTCGGCTCGATCCGGGGCCTCACGCCGGAGGAGGCGTTCTATCGCCCCGGACGCGGGCGTCACACCGTCTACGACCTCGTCCTCCACGCGGCGTACTGGAAGTACGTCACGCGGCGGCGGCTCACCGGCGAGAAACGCGGCTCCTTCCCCTTGAAGGGCTCGAATTTCTTTCCCGAGCCCGCGGTAAAGGCCGCCCCGGCCGTCCTCGGGGCCAGAGCCGTCCTCGAGGAGGCGCACCGCGCCCTCGTCGCGGCCGTCGAGGCGCTGCCCGACGAGGTCTTCGGGGAGAAGCGCGGCTCCTGGACGGCCGAGGAGATGATCGCGGGCGTCGCCGCCCACGACCTCTACCACGCGGGCCAGATTCAGCTCGTGAAGAAGTTCTTCGCGGAAAGGGGAAAGCGGTGAGCGACCTCTCGTACCCGGTCGGGAAGTTCAAGTGGGAGGGCGCCGGCACGGCGGCGGATCGCGCGCGGCGGATCGACGAGATCGCCGCGGTGCCCGCCGCGCTGCGCGCGGCGATTGCGGGTCTCACCGCCGAGCAACTCGACACGCCTTACCGGCCCGGCGGCTGGAGCGTCCGGCAGGTCGTCCACCACGTGCCGGACAGCCACATGAACGCCTACGTGCGCTTCAAGCTCGCAGTCACGGAGAACACGCCGACGGTCAAGCCGTACGACGAGGCGGCCTGGGCCGAGCTCGCCGACGTGAAGACGGTCCCCGTCGCGACATCCCTCGCGCTCCTCGAGGCCCTGCACGAGCGGTGGGTCGCTTTCCTGCGGTCGCTCGACGGGTCCGACTGGTCGCGGACGTTTCGCCATCCGGAACTCGGCGTCGTGCTGCTCGAGAAGAATCTCGCGCTCTACGCGTGGCACGGGCGCCACCACGTGGCGCACGTGACGGCGTTGCGCGCGCGGATGGGCTGGTAGCGGACGGCGCGGCCTACGGCCGCGCGTACTGGTCGATGATCCGCGCGATCGCGCGGCGGCAGACGGGGCAGAAGCCCACGTTGTCGCGCGTGAACATGATGCAGTCGGCCGAGGAGCGGTAGAGGCCCTTCGCCTCGTACGCGGCACCCTCGAACGCGCCCACCTTGCCGGACCACTTCATGGAGCCGAGGAGGGCCGTCTCCTCCTTCGCTTCCTCGCGAAACAGCTCGTCGAGGGCCGAGGGTGGCTTGCCGGCGGCGACGATCGCGCGGCGCGTCTTCTGGATCTCGCGGCTCCGCTTCTCGAACGTCTCCTTCTCCCACGGGGTCGGCAGCGGCGTCCCGGCCTCGACGAGGTCCGCCCACTTCAGCTTCTTCGCGTCCTTCAGCGCCGTGACGTTCGGCTCCCACGGCTCCGGCTTGTCGGCCGCACCGGTCTCGTACGCGACGTCGGACGTGTAGTACTCGTCGGCGAGCGCCGCGAAGTGGTGGCCGAACTCGTGGACGAACAGGTACTCGGCCCACGACGAGTCGACGGCTGCCGTCGCCTGGTGATTGAAGATCCCGCCGCCTCCGTAGCGCGCGTCGTTCACGAGGATCTCGAGGAAGTCGTACGGCGCCGCTGCGGCCGCCTCGCGCAGGGCGCGGTCGTCGTACGTGAGGACGTAGCGCTCCGAGCCGAAGATCCCGTACTGCGCCGAGAGCGGCGTGCGCCGGAAGATCTTCGAGTCGGGCCGGAAGACTCCCGTTTCGGCCGACGGGAGGTCGAG
Coding sequences within it:
- a CDS encoding peptidase M64 — encoded protein: MSHRRSFVFALVAAAALFSFAEISFSSSSPSVSSPSAFDAAFTRRTMRLDLFHTGGPKGEVVAVAGAGAVDDGPWAGSLTRLLDDTNLGTYFFEIRDPKTNRVLFSRGYSSIYAEWESTGEAKKASRTFPESLRFPWPKEPVQVVLSRRDSENVFQPFFSTTVDPAAANPAPRAAAGKVWTVFENGPSTEKLDLLMLGEGYAEKDLPKFHADVKKLVDLLFRYEPFKSRRGDFNVRALDLPSAETGVFRPDSKIFRRTPLSAQYGIFGSERYVLTYDDRALREAAAAAPYDFLEILVNDARYGGGGIFNHQATAAVDSSWAEYLFVHEFGHHFAALADEYYTSDVAYETGAADKPEPWEPNVTALKDAKKLKWADLVEAGTPLPTPWEKETFEKRSREIQKTRRAIVAAGKPPSALDELFREEAKEETALLGSMKWSGKVGAFEGAAYEAKGLYRSSADCIMFTRDNVGFCPVCRRAIARIIDQYARP